The following are from one region of the Simiduia agarivorans SA1 = DSM 21679 genome:
- the purN gene encoding phosphoribosylglycinamide formyltransferase — translation MTEPRIVVLLSGSGTNLQALIDAEAGGELGGKIVGVISNRPGVKGLQRAEAAGIDAQLLDHTGFSSRDAFDAALQSLIDQYRPDLVVLAGFMRILTPAFTEHYQGRMLNIHPSLLPKYQGLHTHQRALDAGDDCHGVTVHFVTAELDGGPAVIQAIVPIIEGDTAESLSARVQVQEHKIYPMAVRWFAEGRLKYHQGKAWLDEQSLSVEGFQIDTRH, via the coding sequence ATGACGGAACCCCGTATCGTGGTGCTGCTGTCCGGCAGCGGCACCAACCTGCAGGCACTGATCGACGCTGAAGCAGGCGGTGAACTGGGCGGCAAAATCGTTGGCGTCATCAGCAACCGCCCTGGCGTCAAAGGCTTGCAGCGCGCTGAAGCGGCAGGCATTGACGCGCAATTGCTGGACCACACCGGCTTTAGCTCCCGGGACGCCTTCGATGCAGCGCTGCAGTCTTTGATTGACCAGTATCGCCCCGACCTGGTGGTGCTGGCCGGCTTCATGCGGATTCTGACCCCGGCGTTCACAGAACACTACCAGGGCCGCATGCTCAACATTCATCCCTCGCTGCTGCCCAAATACCAAGGGCTGCACACGCACCAGCGCGCACTTGACGCCGGCGATGACTGTCACGGTGTCACCGTACACTTCGTCACGGCGGAACTGGATGGCGGACCCGCGGTCATACAAGCCATAGTGCCCATTATTGAGGGCGACACGGCAGAAAGCCTGTCAGCCAGGGTTCAGGTTCAGGAACATAAGATTTACCCCATGGCGGTGCGTTGGTTTGCCGAGGGCAGACTGAAGTATCACCAGGGTAAAGCCTGGCTGGACGAGCAATCCCTTTCGGTTGAAGGCTTTCAAATAGACACCCGTCACTGA
- a CDS encoding DUF3108 domain-containing protein, with translation MTLKQLRGIVLLICLGPLVSHAQPVADTPMVAPAEAQPVFQLPKPFKAIYKTRLYGIKLTATRELVQQEDGRWFLRFDIESWVAGLKERSQFEWGQDGKAFSHHYEFHRTGLAPDRHMVVDFNWEKYTATNTLNKEPPWTMEIPDGTLDKLNATMQIRADLKNGNDTLVYSVADGGKLKKFRFAIDREETIDTPVGKLETVVVKTLRKNKKRETYSYFAKDWDYVLVRISQKEPNGDSATVDIQQGWVDGEPIKGR, from the coding sequence ATGACGCTGAAGCAACTCAGAGGGATAGTGTTACTGATTTGCCTTGGACCACTGGTGAGCCACGCGCAGCCAGTGGCAGATACCCCTATGGTCGCGCCTGCTGAAGCCCAACCGGTGTTTCAGCTGCCCAAACCCTTTAAAGCCATTTACAAAACCCGGCTCTATGGCATCAAGCTTACTGCGACGCGCGAACTGGTGCAGCAGGAGGACGGACGCTGGTTCCTGCGTTTTGACATTGAGTCCTGGGTGGCCGGCCTGAAAGAACGTTCGCAATTTGAATGGGGGCAGGACGGCAAGGCCTTCAGTCATCATTATGAATTTCATCGCACCGGCCTGGCGCCAGATCGCCATATGGTGGTGGATTTCAACTGGGAAAAATACACCGCCACGAACACGCTCAACAAAGAGCCGCCCTGGACCATGGAGATCCCGGACGGTACGCTGGACAAACTCAATGCCACCATGCAGATTCGCGCAGACCTGAAAAACGGCAACGATACGTTGGTCTACTCGGTGGCCGATGGTGGTAAATTAAAGAAATTCCGCTTTGCCATCGATCGCGAAGAAACCATCGACACCCCGGTGGGCAAGCTCGAAACGGTGGTGGTCAAAACCCTGCGTAAAAACAAAAAACGCGAGACCTACAGCTACTTCGCCAAAGACTGGGACTATGTGTTGGTGCGCATCAGCCAAAAAGAACCCAACGGCGACAGCGCCACGGTCGATATCCAGCAAGGCTGGGTAGACGGCGAGCCCATTAAGGGCCGCTGA
- a CDS encoding FKBP-type peptidyl-prolyl cis-trans isomerase, whose product MKVTDKAVVSIHYTLTNDEGETIDSSAGHDPLDYIQGVGNIIPGLERALADKAVGDKLQVTIEAVDGYGEFNPELVQELPRSMFEGVDNIEVGMAFHAQTAAGTQVVEVMEVDGDTVTINGNHALAGQRLHFDVEVTAIREATEDELSHGHVHSAGGCGHDH is encoded by the coding sequence ATGAAGGTTACCGACAAAGCCGTAGTGAGCATCCACTACACCCTCACCAACGACGAGGGCGAAACCATCGACTCATCCGCAGGTCACGATCCGCTGGATTACATTCAGGGCGTGGGCAATATCATTCCGGGCCTTGAGCGCGCGCTGGCCGACAAAGCAGTGGGCGATAAACTCCAGGTAACTATCGAAGCGGTTGACGGTTACGGCGAATTCAATCCGGAGCTGGTGCAGGAATTGCCCCGCAGCATGTTTGAAGGCGTAGACAATATCGAAGTCGGCATGGCCTTCCACGCTCAGACCGCTGCCGGCACCCAGGTGGTGGAAGTGATGGAAGTGGATGGCGACACCGTGACCATCAATGGCAACCACGCCCTGGCCGGTCAGCGTCTGCATTTTGATGTGGAAGTCACCGCGATCCGCGAAGCCACCGAAGACGAGCTCAGTCACGGCCACGTGCACAGTGCCGGCGGCTGCGGCCACGATCACTGA
- a CDS encoding periplasmic nitrate reductase, NapE protein, which yields MPKYEGPETQAPVSRREERHAFLALAVFAAPVFAVVLVAGYGFVVWISQMLAGPPSY from the coding sequence ATGCCAAAGTATGAAGGACCGGAGACCCAAGCCCCCGTCTCCCGACGTGAAGAGCGCCACGCCTTTCTGGCGCTGGCCGTATTCGCCGCCCCTGTATTCGCCGTGGTTCTGGTTGCAGGCTACGGCTTTGTGGTCTGGATAAGCCAAATGCTGGCAGGGCCACCCAGTTACTGA
- a CDS encoding ferredoxin-type protein NapF, which translates to MNALSRRALLRARPENPAPRLPWLADDALNRCTRCGDCINACEEAILINGDGGFPAIDFNLGGCTACGACADSCAQSVFDRALPLWPQHVNIGEQCLARNGVYCQSCRDGCGPAAIAFAPARPMPQPMIDANACTRCGMCIALCPADAINWSLPA; encoded by the coding sequence ATGAATGCGCTGTCACGCCGCGCGCTTTTACGCGCCCGGCCTGAAAACCCGGCTCCACGCCTGCCCTGGTTGGCAGATGATGCCCTCAACCGATGCACCCGCTGCGGCGATTGCATCAACGCCTGCGAGGAAGCCATTTTAATCAACGGCGACGGGGGCTTTCCGGCCATTGATTTCAACCTGGGCGGCTGCACTGCCTGCGGCGCCTGCGCCGACAGCTGCGCGCAGTCGGTGTTCGACCGGGCACTGCCGCTGTGGCCCCAACACGTGAACATTGGCGAGCAGTGCCTGGCGCGCAATGGCGTTTACTGCCAAAGCTGCCGCGATGGCTGCGGGCCGGCTGCCATCGCATTCGCACCAGCCCGGCCCATGCCGCAGCCGATGATCGATGCCAACGCCTGCACCCGTTGCGGCATGTGCATCGCCCTTTGCCCCGCCGACGCCATCAACTGGAGCCTGCCCGCATGA
- a CDS encoding chaperone NapD, with amino-acid sequence MIATDATLHIASLIVQCLPAAQAPLKLLIESHPGAEVGAEASGKLVVVIEATHTQQIMDFIDRVQLEAGVLSATLVYHCDDAEGDVSPIDPSTQEVCYEAP; translated from the coding sequence ATGATTGCCACCGATGCCACATTGCATATCGCCAGCCTGATTGTGCAGTGTTTGCCTGCCGCTCAGGCGCCGCTGAAACTGTTAATTGAAAGTCACCCCGGCGCAGAAGTGGGCGCCGAAGCCAGCGGCAAGCTGGTGGTGGTGATTGAAGCCACACACACCCAACAGATCATGGATTTCATTGATCGGGTACAACTCGAAGCCGGCGTTTTGTCAGCCACGCTGGTGTATCACTGCGACGATGCCGAAGGCGACGTCAGCCCCATTGACCCAAGTACACAGGAAGTCTGCTATGAAGCGCCGTGA
- the napA gene encoding nitrate reductase catalytic subunit NapA yields MKRREFIKAQALATAAAAAGIQVPAGAANLVTDASKTQLTWNKAPCRFCGTGCGVNVATKDGKVVATHGDIQSPVNRGLNCVKGYFLSKIMYGKDRLTTPMLRKSNGKYDKNGDFTPVSWDEAFDIMEEKFKAALKEKGPQGVGMFGSGQWTVWEGYAAAKLYKAGFLSNNIDPNARHCMASAVVGFMRTFGIDEPMGCYDDFEAADAFVLWGSNMAEMHPILWTRITDRRLSHPHVKVAVLSTYEHRSFELADIPMVFSPQTDLAILNYIANYIIENDKVNWDFVNKHTNFRQGTTDIGYGLRPTHEKEKAAKNPGSGDSKPITFKEFAGFVKKYDLDYTHKLSGVPKNRLQELAKLYADPNTKVMSLWTMGFNQHTRGVWANNLVYNIHLLTGKISTPGNSPFSLTGQPSACGTAREVGTFAHRLPADMVVTNPEHRAFSEKKWKLPKGLLPDWVGAHAVLQNRKLKDGEINAYWVQVNNNMQAAANMMEEGLPGYRNPKNFIVVSDAYPTVTAQAADLILPTAMWVEKEGAYGNAERRTQFWHQLVDAPGEAKSDLWQLMEFSKRFTTDEVWPADILKKNPGYKNKSLFDVLFANGQVNKYPNADIAEGFSNHESEAFGFYVQKGLFEEYASFGRGKAHDLDAFDNYHNNRGLRWPVVDGKETLWRFREGSDPYVKKGKGFEFYGKPDGKAVIFALPYEPAAESPDKDYDLWLSTGRVLEHWHSGSMTRRVPELHKSYPNAQVFMHPDDAKDRGLRRGDQVRVKSRRGEILTRVETRGRNKPPRGLVFVPWFDSSQLINKVTLDATDPLSKETDFKKCAVKVEKA; encoded by the coding sequence ATGAAGCGCCGTGAATTTATCAAAGCCCAGGCCCTGGCCACCGCTGCTGCCGCCGCCGGCATTCAGGTTCCTGCCGGCGCCGCCAATCTGGTGACCGATGCCAGTAAAACCCAGCTTACCTGGAACAAGGCGCCCTGCCGTTTTTGCGGCACCGGTTGCGGTGTCAATGTCGCCACCAAAGATGGCAAGGTGGTGGCGACCCATGGCGATATCCAGTCGCCCGTCAATCGCGGCCTGAATTGCGTAAAAGGCTACTTCCTGTCAAAAATCATGTACGGCAAGGATCGCCTCACCACCCCCATGCTCCGCAAATCCAACGGCAAATACGATAAAAATGGCGACTTCACGCCCGTATCCTGGGACGAAGCCTTCGACATCATGGAAGAAAAATTCAAAGCGGCACTGAAAGAAAAAGGTCCGCAAGGTGTGGGCATGTTCGGCTCAGGGCAATGGACGGTGTGGGAAGGCTATGCTGCAGCCAAACTCTACAAAGCCGGCTTCCTGTCCAACAACATCGACCCCAATGCGCGCCACTGCATGGCCAGCGCCGTGGTCGGCTTCATGCGCACCTTCGGGATCGACGAACCCATGGGCTGTTACGACGACTTTGAAGCGGCCGATGCGTTTGTACTCTGGGGCTCCAACATGGCGGAAATGCACCCCATACTGTGGACCCGCATTACCGACCGCCGCCTGTCGCATCCGCACGTAAAAGTGGCCGTGCTCTCTACCTACGAACACCGCTCTTTTGAGCTGGCCGATATACCCATGGTGTTTTCACCGCAAACGGATCTGGCCATCCTCAATTACATTGCCAATTACATCATCGAAAACGACAAGGTGAATTGGGACTTCGTCAATAAGCACACCAATTTCCGCCAGGGCACCACCGATATCGGTTACGGTCTGCGCCCCACCCACGAAAAAGAAAAGGCGGCAAAAAATCCCGGTAGCGGCGATTCCAAACCGATCACTTTTAAAGAGTTTGCCGGCTTCGTCAAAAAGTACGATCTGGACTACACCCACAAATTATCAGGCGTGCCCAAAAACCGGCTGCAGGAGCTGGCAAAACTCTACGCCGATCCCAATACCAAAGTCATGTCGCTCTGGACCATGGGCTTCAATCAACACACCCGAGGGGTCTGGGCCAATAATCTGGTGTACAACATCCATTTGCTCACCGGAAAAATTTCTACACCGGGCAACAGCCCCTTCTCGCTCACCGGTCAGCCTTCGGCCTGCGGCACCGCGCGCGAAGTGGGCACCTTTGCCCACCGCTTACCGGCGGACATGGTGGTCACCAACCCCGAGCACCGGGCCTTCTCGGAAAAGAAATGGAAACTCCCCAAAGGTCTGCTGCCGGACTGGGTGGGCGCACACGCGGTATTGCAAAACCGCAAACTGAAAGACGGCGAAATCAACGCCTACTGGGTGCAGGTCAACAACAACATGCAGGCCGCCGCCAACATGATGGAAGAAGGTCTGCCCGGCTATCGCAACCCGAAAAACTTTATTGTAGTGAGCGACGCCTATCCAACGGTTACCGCACAGGCTGCCGACCTGATTTTGCCTACCGCCATGTGGGTTGAAAAAGAAGGGGCTTACGGCAACGCCGAACGTCGAACTCAATTCTGGCATCAACTGGTTGACGCGCCGGGCGAGGCGAAATCGGACTTGTGGCAGTTAATGGAATTTTCCAAGCGCTTCACCACCGATGAAGTCTGGCCTGCCGACATACTCAAAAAGAACCCGGGCTACAAAAACAAGTCTCTGTTTGACGTGCTATTTGCCAATGGTCAGGTCAACAAATACCCGAACGCGGATATCGCTGAAGGTTTCTCCAATCACGAATCGGAAGCCTTTGGCTTTTACGTGCAGAAAGGACTGTTCGAGGAATACGCCAGCTTCGGCCGGGGCAAAGCGCACGACCTGGATGCCTTCGACAACTACCACAACAACCGGGGTCTGCGTTGGCCCGTGGTGGACGGCAAGGAAACCCTCTGGCGGTTCCGTGAAGGCTCGGACCCCTATGTGAAAAAAGGCAAAGGCTTTGAGTTTTACGGTAAACCCGATGGCAAGGCAGTCATCTTCGCCCTGCCCTACGAGCCCGCTGCCGAAAGCCCCGACAAAGACTATGACCTGTGGCTGTCTACCGGACGCGTACTGGAACACTGGCATTCAGGCTCCATGACCCGGCGCGTGCCGGAACTGCACAAGAGCTACCCCAACGCCCAGGTGTTCATGCACCCTGACGACGCCAAAGACCGGGGCTTGCGCCGGGGCGATCAGGTCAGAGTCAAATCCCGACGCGGTGAAATTCTCACCCGGGTGGAAACCCGTGGCCGCAACAAGCCGCCACGCGGGCTGGTGTTTGTGCCCTGGTTTGATTCCAGCCAGCTGATCAATAAAGTCACCCTGGACGCCACGGATCCCTTATCAAAAGAAACGGATTTCAAAAAGTGCGCCGTTAAAGTGGAAAAGGCCTGA
- a CDS encoding nitrate reductase cytochrome c-type subunit translates to MNKLICCALLSLGCLATPVALQADDNIATTRNYSLATDPEPPRMPNVINNDQKQARSYPMQPPTIPHKIDNYQVDINTNKCLSCHKRSRTGESQAPMVSVTHFMDRDGNFLAEISPRRYFCEQCHVVQTDAKVLVDSDFVDMYELIEKGR, encoded by the coding sequence ATGAATAAACTGATTTGCTGCGCACTACTGAGTCTCGGCTGCCTGGCCACCCCCGTTGCACTGCAGGCCGACGACAACATTGCCACCACCCGCAATTACTCACTGGCCACAGACCCCGAGCCGCCACGGATGCCCAATGTGATTAATAACGATCAAAAACAGGCGCGTAGCTACCCCATGCAGCCACCGACGATCCCACACAAAATCGACAATTACCAGGTGGATATCAATACCAACAAATGCCTGAGCTGCCACAAGCGTTCGCGCACCGGTGAATCGCAAGCGCCCATGGTCAGCGTCACTCACTTCATGGACAGAGACGGAAACTTCCTGGCCGAAATATCACCCCGGCGCTATTTCTGCGAACAATGCCATGTGGTGCAGACCGACGCAAAAGTACTGGTGGATTCGGACTTTGTGGACATGTACGAACTGATTGAGAAAGGTCGCTAG
- a CDS encoding cytochrome c3 family protein, with protein sequence MLQRIKRFWYVIRRPSVHYSLGALTLGGFLMGIIFWGGFNTAMEFTNTETFCTGCHEMRENVYAELQNTIHFSNRSGVRAKCSDCHVPHDWTYKIARKMQASKEVWGKIFGTINTREKFLEKRRELAEHEWARLKANNSLECRNCHEFDYMDFTRQSKRAADMHSTALASGEKTCIDCHKGIAHELPDMSGVEGW encoded by the coding sequence ATGCTACAGAGAATCAAGCGTTTCTGGTACGTCATCCGGCGCCCCAGCGTGCACTACAGTTTAGGCGCGCTGACACTGGGCGGCTTTCTCATGGGCATCATATTCTGGGGCGGATTCAACACCGCCATGGAATTCACCAATACCGAGACATTCTGCACCGGCTGCCACGAGATGCGTGAAAACGTTTACGCCGAGCTGCAAAATACCATCCACTTTTCCAATCGCTCCGGCGTGCGGGCAAAATGCTCTGATTGCCATGTGCCACACGACTGGACCTACAAGATCGCGCGTAAAATGCAGGCATCGAAAGAAGTCTGGGGCAAAATATTCGGCACCATCAATACCCGGGAGAAGTTCCTGGAAAAACGCCGCGAGCTGGCCGAGCACGAATGGGCGAGGCTGAAAGCAAACAATTCACTGGAATGCCGCAATTGTCACGAATTTGACTACATGGATTTTACCCGCCAATCCAAACGGGCTGCCGACATGCATTCAACCGCATTGGCCAGCGGCGAAAAAACCTGCATTGACTGCCACAAAGGCATCGCGCACGAACTGCCGGATATGAGTGGGGTTGAGGGTTGGTAG
- the lptG gene encoding LPS export ABC transporter permease LptG — MRKLDQYIGRSVFGAILVVFLVILSLDVIAAVVDEIDEMKGTYTFRDAMMYVALTLPTRIYNTLPLAALTGCLIGLGQLAATSELVIMRAAGVSVGRIAWSVMKPVFVLILAGAALGEYVTPHTDQMASSHKAVKKGNKVNLDGQMGLWSREGDEFLHFNVVMPNGKLLGVSRYLYDDNHELISASFSQQATFQGDHWLEEQGVITHFDQGETLTTSDFLTRRWDTNLSPDLVNVLVMPPRTLAIQTLFEYARYLDQHEQKSAAYWLAFWHKTLQPLATAGLVLIAISFIFGPLREVTMGYRVFTGVIVAIVFRMSQELLGPASLVFGFSPFVAVMIPIGICFLIGAWLLSRTR; from the coding sequence ATGCGTAAGCTCGACCAATACATTGGCCGTTCGGTCTTTGGCGCCATTCTGGTGGTGTTTCTGGTGATTTTGTCGCTCGATGTGATCGCCGCGGTGGTGGATGAAATCGACGAAATGAAAGGGACCTATACCTTTCGGGACGCCATGATGTATGTGGCGTTGACGCTGCCCACCCGGATTTACAATACACTGCCGCTCGCGGCTTTGACGGGTTGCCTCATCGGTCTCGGCCAATTGGCCGCCACCAGTGAACTGGTGATAATGCGGGCGGCCGGGGTGAGTGTGGGGCGCATTGCCTGGTCGGTCATGAAGCCCGTGTTTGTTCTGATTCTCGCTGGCGCCGCACTGGGTGAGTACGTGACGCCCCACACCGATCAAATGGCGTCCAGCCACAAGGCCGTAAAAAAGGGCAACAAAGTCAATCTGGACGGCCAGATGGGTTTGTGGAGTCGGGAAGGTGATGAGTTTCTGCATTTCAATGTGGTGATGCCGAACGGAAAACTGTTGGGTGTGTCGCGTTATCTGTATGACGACAATCATGAACTCATCAGCGCAAGCTTTTCTCAGCAGGCGACGTTTCAGGGCGATCACTGGCTAGAGGAACAAGGTGTGATCACTCATTTCGATCAGGGCGAAACGCTCACCACCAGCGATTTTCTGACCCGTCGCTGGGATACTAACCTGTCGCCCGATCTGGTCAATGTGCTGGTGATGCCACCGCGTACGCTGGCCATCCAGACCCTGTTTGAATACGCCCGCTACCTGGATCAACACGAACAGAAAAGCGCTGCCTATTGGCTGGCGTTCTGGCACAAAACACTGCAGCCATTGGCGACGGCGGGCCTCGTGTTGATTGCCATCAGTTTTATTTTCGGGCCTTTGCGGGAGGTCACCATGGGCTATCGGGTATTTACCGGCGTGATCGTGGCGATTGTGTTCCGCATGAGTCAGGAGTTGCTCGGGCCCGCGAGTCTGGTGTTTGGCTTTTCACCTTTTGTAGCCGTGATGATCCCGATCGGGATATGTTTCCTGATTGGCGCCTGGTTGTTGTCGCGTACGCGATGA
- the lptF gene encoding LPS export ABC transporter permease LptF, whose product MIIFRYLAREILLTLVAVCGVLLLIFMSGTFVRYLAEAAAGDLSPTALLVIMAYRLPGFLELILPLGTFIGVMLVYGRLYVESEMVVLSACGLSQRRLLGYTLLAVLPIILVVAYLSLVLAPKGVAAVEDLLAAQKSRGEFDLLLPEQFQPMNGGKATFYTEKISKNRDRLTEVFIADISPGTVVTGDESAVVRADSALQLFDPEHKRRYFVLEEGRRYSGIPGLPNYQEVTFDTFGQLMQTSLPKVKARYKVEAEPTATLLSSDKPIHISGLQWRLSLPLLVIIVCFLAIPLSRTNPRQGRYLGMIPAIFLYIVYLVVLNAARDQVKAGKLDPALGLWVVHLAFFLLALVMFNWANLRRWLKRPVASSSQEAGHA is encoded by the coding sequence TTGATTATATTCCGTTATTTAGCGCGTGAGATATTGCTCACGTTGGTGGCCGTGTGTGGCGTGTTGCTGCTGATATTCATGAGTGGCACCTTTGTCAGGTACCTCGCCGAAGCAGCAGCCGGGGATTTATCGCCCACGGCCTTGCTGGTGATCATGGCCTACCGGTTACCCGGTTTTCTCGAATTGATCCTGCCGCTGGGCACCTTCATCGGCGTCATGCTGGTGTATGGCCGCTTGTATGTAGAAAGTGAAATGGTGGTGCTGTCGGCCTGCGGCCTGAGTCAGCGGCGACTGTTGGGCTACACCTTGTTGGCCGTGCTGCCGATTATTCTCGTGGTGGCCTATCTGAGTCTGGTGCTGGCGCCCAAAGGGGTGGCTGCGGTAGAGGACTTGCTGGCAGCGCAAAAGTCGCGCGGAGAGTTCGACTTGTTGTTGCCCGAACAATTTCAGCCGATGAACGGCGGCAAGGCCACTTTTTACACGGAAAAAATCAGCAAAAACCGGGACCGCCTGACCGAAGTGTTTATCGCCGACATCAGTCCCGGCACGGTGGTGACCGGTGATGAATCGGCGGTGGTCAGGGCAGACAGCGCGCTGCAGCTGTTTGACCCTGAACACAAGCGGCGTTACTTCGTGCTCGAAGAGGGCCGTCGCTATTCCGGCATCCCCGGTTTGCCCAACTATCAGGAAGTGACCTTTGATACCTTCGGCCAGTTGATGCAAACCAGCCTGCCCAAAGTGAAGGCGCGCTACAAGGTGGAAGCGGAACCAACGGCGACCTTGCTGAGTTCCGATAAGCCCATTCATATTTCCGGCTTGCAGTGGCGGCTCAGTCTGCCGTTGCTCGTTATTATCGTCTGTTTTCTGGCGATACCCTTATCGCGCACTAATCCCCGTCAGGGCCGTTACCTCGGCATGATCCCGGCAATCTTTCTGTACATTGTCTATCTGGTGGTGCTGAATGCGGCCAGGGATCAGGTGAAGGCAGGAAAACTCGATCCGGCGCTGGGTTTGTGGGTGGTTCATCTGGCGTTTTTCCTGTTGGCGTTGGTGATGTTCAACTGGGCCAATTTGCGCCGCTGGTTGAAGCGTCCGGTTGCGAGCAGCAGCCAGGAGGCCGGCCATGCGTAA
- a CDS encoding leucyl aminopeptidase encodes MKFTVSSADIIAQKTACLVIASFEDGASSTETAIDQATSGLLTALRKRKDFTGENGQTLLIPATNLSAERLLLVGLGKRKALTLDTLRKALAKLADSCKTLKAKDAVFALDGLEGINADATARALAQALTWSAYSYSTTKSKKPDTPALTKATFAINSGTHKKAVSQALDLGLAIGEGCNFTRELGNLPANICTPTYLADIAKSWAKSHDKLKTTVLDRKDMEKLGMGSLLSVAAGSDQPPKLIVMEYNGGKAGAKPVVLVGKGVTFDTGGISLKPGEAMDEMKFDMCGAASVFGAMHATLAMGLKINLVCIVPATENMPNGHATKPGDVVTSMSGQTIEVLNTDAEGRLILCDALTYAERFKPKCVVDVATLTGACVIALGHHATGLYANQQPLADKLLAAGVAAGDKAWQMPLWDEYQSQLDSNFADIANIGGRPGGSVTAACFLSRFTGKYQWAHLDIAGTAWKSGAAKGATGRPVPLLCQFLIDQA; translated from the coding sequence ATGAAGTTTACCGTTTCAAGCGCCGATATCATTGCTCAAAAAACCGCCTGCCTGGTTATCGCCAGCTTTGAAGATGGCGCCAGCAGCACCGAAACCGCCATTGATCAGGCCACCAGTGGCTTGCTGACCGCACTGCGTAAGCGCAAAGACTTTACCGGTGAAAACGGCCAGACACTGCTGATTCCCGCGACCAACTTGTCTGCGGAACGCCTGCTGCTGGTGGGATTGGGTAAACGCAAAGCCCTGACCCTGGACACGTTGCGCAAGGCGTTGGCTAAACTGGCCGACAGCTGCAAAACACTCAAAGCCAAAGACGCCGTGTTTGCCCTCGACGGTCTGGAGGGGATCAACGCCGACGCCACTGCCCGCGCACTCGCGCAGGCGCTGACCTGGTCGGCCTACAGCTACAGCACCACCAAATCAAAGAAACCCGATACCCCCGCGCTGACCAAAGCCACCTTCGCCATTAACAGCGGCACCCACAAAAAAGCAGTCAGTCAGGCACTGGACCTGGGCCTGGCTATTGGCGAAGGCTGCAACTTCACCCGCGAACTGGGCAACCTGCCGGCCAACATCTGTACCCCGACTTACCTCGCCGATATCGCTAAATCCTGGGCCAAAAGCCACGACAAGCTGAAAACCACTGTGCTTGATCGCAAGGACATGGAAAAGCTCGGCATGGGCAGCCTGCTGTCTGTGGCCGCCGGGTCCGACCAGCCTCCCAAATTGATCGTGATGGAGTACAACGGCGGCAAAGCCGGCGCCAAGCCGGTGGTTCTGGTGGGCAAAGGCGTGACCTTCGACACCGGCGGTATCAGCCTGAAGCCGGGCGAAGCCATGGATGAAATGAAATTCGACATGTGCGGCGCGGCCAGCGTGTTCGGCGCCATGCACGCCACGCTGGCCATGGGCCTGAAAATCAACCTGGTGTGCATCGTGCCTGCCACCGAAAACATGCCCAATGGTCACGCCACCAAACCCGGCGACGTGGTCACATCCATGTCAGGCCAGACCATCGAAGTGCTGAACACCGATGCCGAAGGTCGCCTGATTCTGTGTGATGCCCTCACCTATGCAGAACGCTTCAAACCCAAGTGTGTAGTGGATGTTGCGACCCTGACCGGCGCCTGCGTGATCGCCCTCGGCCACCACGCCACCGGCCTGTACGCCAACCAGCAACCCCTGGCCGACAAACTGCTCGCCGCGGGCGTGGCCGCCGGCGATAAAGCCTGGCAGATGCCATTGTGGGATGAATACCAGTCGCAACTGGATTCCAACTTTGCCGACATAGCCAACATCGGCGGCCGCCCGGGCGGTTCTGTTACCGCGGCCTGCTTCCTGTCCCGCTTCACCGGCAAGTATCAGTGGGCCCATCTGGATATCGCCGGTACCGCTTGGAAATCCGGCGCGGCCAAAGGCGCCACCGGTCGCCCTGTGCCATTGCTGTGTCAGTTCCTGATTGATCAGGCCTGA
- a CDS encoding DNA polymerase III subunit chi yields MTRIDFLAVNDASPEARLHLAARLTQRALREGRRILIACTDAGQQATLDSLLWTFEPESFIPHATDIADPQSPVTLCTGEECGDHHDVLINLQSPAPAFFSRFERLFEVICQDPSILSSTRANWAYYKSRGYPLDYKTV; encoded by the coding sequence ATGACGCGGATTGATTTTCTGGCAGTGAACGACGCCTCACCCGAGGCGCGTTTACATCTGGCTGCCCGGCTGACACAACGCGCACTCCGGGAAGGCCGGCGGATTTTGATTGCCTGCACAGATGCGGGACAACAAGCGACACTGGACAGCCTGCTGTGGACCTTCGAGCCAGAAAGCTTTATTCCCCACGCAACCGACATTGCCGACCCGCAATCGCCGGTAACGCTTTGCACGGGTGAAGAATGTGGCGACCATCACGACGTACTGATCAATTTACAAAGCCCGGCGCCTGCGTTTTTTTCGCGCTTTGAGCGATTGTTTGAAGTGATTTGTCAGGATCCGTCGATACTTTCCAGCACTCGTGCGAACTGGGCCTATTACAAAAGCCGGGGCTATCCATTAGACTACAAAACGGTGTAA